The sequence below is a genomic window from Leptotrichia trevisanii DSM 22070.
GGGATTCTCTTATTTCCTTAATCGAAACATTTCCTTTAGGGAGGAAAATAATCAGGTAAAAATACATAACATTATTGACGGCTACCATAATTTTATGGCTTTACTGCCTGAAATCTTTAATCATATAGGCTTCATCTACAATACGCTATCCCAGTACAAATCCATAATATTAGATAAGGATATGTATAATTTTCATCGTAAGAATGTAGGAGATCCTGATGTTGATTATCTAAATCATCTTACCAAAAATTTATATAGTCTTGATTCCATTATAAAAAAAACTGATAAATTTTCAGCAGATTTATTATTTTTTGACAGAAAATCCTTTAATGCCTATACTGATTTTTGCACCTATATTTTAAATGGTGAAAATGCTAAAAATATTAATTATCAAGAAATTAGCAAAGAAAAATTAATCATCTTCTTAAAAATTTTCTCTAAAAACTTTTCCTTGAAAAAAGATTATGATTTTCACAATTTAAACTGGTTTACCGATATGTTAAGATACAATACTGTCATTCTTGATAAATCACTTGTTGAAAATAATGAAATAACCCGTTAGAAATACTATCATTATCAGCAATATAACAGGATAATATAAATATTTACTTTTTTCTTTAGTTACGAAAGTATATACTAAACCAAAAATAAATAATATTATTCCTGTTGCCGCTAAGTAAATCAGAGTATTTATATATGTCGTTCTGTCCATTTCTTTTTCTCCGTTTCAAATCTAATTTCCTAAACTATACTCTTATATGTTCTCAAATCAATTTTAAGGGGGTAATTTTACTCTCAAATCAATTTTTGGTATAAATGGTTGCCTATTACATAAAATTCTCTTAAAATCAAAATTTAAGTGTTTTAGATGTATTTTCATTTTTTACCCTCTCTTCTGAATAATCATAAATTTTTTCTAATACTGCCTTTTCTGGTATTCTTCCCTTTATAAATCTAAATCCTCTTTCTAGCAGTTCCTTTTTTATAGTTGAATGAATTTCTTTGGCTTCCCATTCTTTTATTTTAAATTTTTTCTCCAAATCGTTAATTGTTAAAAATTTTTCATCATAATATCTTTCCCTAAAAAATTTTCTCCAAATTTTTGCACGAAAAATAATATAACTCTTTTTTTCTTTTTTATTAATTTCTTCAAGTTCCTGATTTAATTCTTTTATAATTTTATACGCTGTCTGTAATGATATTCCTGCAACTATAATTAAATCTTCAGGAGAAAAAACTACATCTGAATGTGTTATTTTACGCATTTTTATCATCCCTTATTCCAAAATTCTTCAAATAATTTCTTTCCTATTTCCCTTCTTCTGCTTTCCCACACAAATTCCAATGTATCCAATCTCTCACGAAATCTATCTATCAAAGCATCATTTCCTTGAGTATCCATAAAATCAGCAATTTCTTCTTTTTCTAAGTTTGTTGATATAATAATACATTTTTCTTTTTCATAGAAAAAATTAAATATTGTATATAACTTTGACTTTCCCCAAGTTTCTGATATATTTTCCTTTCCCAAATCATCCAGTATTATTAAATCTGCCTCAAGCAAGTCCTTAAAGACTTTTTCCTCAGTTAGATTATTAAAATTATTGAAAGTTGACTGGATTCTCTGATAAATTCCATTTAAAGTTGTTCTATAGACTTTATAATCATTTTTTAGCAACTCATTGAAAACACATAGACTATAAAAACTTTTTCCTGTCCCTACTTCTCCACAAAGATACAATCCTAAGCCCTTACTTTTCGCTTCCTTAAAATGTCTGCAATAATATTCGAGCCTGTATTTGATTTCATTCTCTTCTTCTGATAAAACTTCTGATTTTTCAAAAGTCTTCTCCCACCAGTTTGCAGGCAGATTAGAAATTTTAAGAAAATATTTTATTTTCTCCTTCAATTCCTGTTCCCTAAGTTCCCTACTGGCTTCCATTGCTTCCCTTAACCTGTCATTGTTCAATTTATTATTAGAATCCATACTCCTTTTTTGCTCCTGCCGATTTTGCAATTTTTGCACTTTGTCTTTTGCCATTTGACTTAATTCCATCATAATAAGCTCCTTCCAGTATCTTTATAAACTTTTCTTCATTTAGAAAATCATCAAACGAAATTTTCCAATTAGACTTTTCAGTTCTTCCAAGAAGAAAGTTTATGTTCTTTATTTTCATCATAGTTTCTATTATCTCCTCTTCAGTATACTTCTTAAGTAATTCAGATAATTTTTTCTTCCTATTCTCTGTAAAAGATTTAATTATACTTAACTCACATTCATTTGCTAATTCATTCCATTTTTCCATAAAGAGAGAATAAGTATTTAATAACTTAGTATTTAATTCTTTAGTACTTAATGTATTAGTCTTTAATTGTGGTTGATTTTCAACACTTTGGTTTTCAACATCTTCATTTTCAAGATGTTGATTTTCAACACCTTGATTTTTGCTATCTTGCTTTTTTTGCCTTTTTTCAATGCTAATAGGAACTTCGTATATATTGTATTCGTATTCTATTTTTTTTCTGTCTGAATCTGGATACAGTTTTTCTATTCTCAAATATCCAAATTCTTTCAATTCATCCAAAGCATTCCTAATAGCCAACCTGTTTTCAACACAAATAGAAATTAATCCTTTGATTGAATAATCCCAATCTTCTGGTAAACTTAACATTAGTGTCAATAATCCTTTTGCTTTTAAAGACATTTTCCTTTCTTTTAGATGAATATTTGAAATAACTGTAAAATTTTTATTTTTATTTATTCTAAATGTAGACATCTATCCACCTTTCTTTATTGTATTAATTAAAATACTATAAAATAATAATTTTTGAACTTATAAAGTGCTTTTTTTCATCTTATTGTACTTTTTTGTTAATATATGGTATAATTTATTAATTTAAAGGAGCTTCGTTATGAATAAAAAAAATATTGGAGAAAGAATATTAAGTTTAAGACTTAAATTTAATATAACACAAGAAGAACTTGCTAAAAAATTAAATATTAAAAGACAAACTATACATAAGTATGAAAATAATATTATTAAAAATATAAAATATGAAACTGTCGTAAAATTAGCTAAAATTTTTAATACTACTCCTGAATATCTTTTAGGCTTAGATGATAATGAAAATGAAGATATTATCATTTCTCAAGAAAAACTAACTAAACATAATATGGCTTTTTTCAAAGCCAAAGATATTAGTGATGAGGATAAGAAAAAAATGATTGAATCAATGCAGGAGTTTTATTATAAGCAGAAATTAGAAAAAGATAAAGAGTAATTTTTAATAATTATTTATAAAATAGTACAAAGTAACTATAAAAAGGGGGAAAATCTGATAAGGAGAGTTCGATGAAATACATATTTGATGATTTTGTTACATACTATAAATTTGTGTTAGATAAAAAAATATCTAGAAATGCTGATATTGAAAATCAAGTAGATGTTTCAATGCAAAAGGAAATTTTGAATAAACTAAGCCAATATACAAAGAACAAAAAGGAACTAATTGATTTATTTCCTGAGATTTTGAATTTTAATTTTTCTCCAAGTCCTAATAATTATAAAATTAGTTGGATAAGTGGATATAATATTGGAAAAAAAATAAAAGAAGATTTGAATAAATTGAAAATTGGAGAAGAATTTTATATTATATCCCCATATATTGGTGATAATGATTTTTCCGACTTATCCACTATAATTATGTCTTTAATAGAAAAAGGTGTACAAGTAAAAATATTAACCACTTTTGAATTACAAGATAACAAAAAAGAATTTTTTAAAAAATTTATAAAATTCAACAAAAACCAAAATGCCTATTTTTTGGTTTATACTAACGGAAGAACTACAAAATTTACCGATAAGAAAATAAATTTTTATATTATTGAAGGTATCAATTTACATAGTAAAATTTATATAATCAACAACACTATCTATGTCGGTTCTAGCAATTTTACAGGAGATGGATTTTACTCAAAATTAGAAACTATCAATAGAGCTGAATTTATCGGAACTAATTCAAAAGAAAATGTTAAAACAATTTTTATAGAAAAACTTGATTTATATAAAGAATTTTATAATACTTATTATTCTTCAAATTTTGAAGACTGTCAAGAAATAGGTAAACAAATATATAAGCAAAAAAGTGTAAAATCGTAACCTACCTTTATTTTTCTATAAAATTTATTTTTCTCACATATGAGAAAATCAAAAATTGTATTAAATATTTATATAAGTAAAAACTATATGAAATAAAAATAAATTGTTGTATTATTATTTATGGAAAACTACATAAAGGAACAAATAAAAATTTTAATGCTTCTTCATAATACCAAAGATATTTATTTTTTGTGTAGACACTATAAAATTCATATATTATACAATAATTTTGTTTTAAAAGGCTCTTTTTTTATTGATGAAAATAACACAAATTTTATATTTTTGAAAAAAGGACTTTCTCCTCAAGAAGAAATTGATATTCTAATACACGAGTTTGGACATTTTATATTGCACAGACAGTATTTATTAAATCGGAGAGGCTGATAAATATAATCATTTAATGGAAAAAGAAGCTAAGTTATTTGTAAAATATTTTAAAAATTATAAATTAAAATAACAAAATTTGATTTTCCCACGTGTGAGAAAAATTACAACATCATAATGAGGTGTTAAAAATAGGAGTTTATAAAGATAAGATACTGAATGAAGAATTAATTATTAAAATAAAGGGAGAAAAATGGAAATATTAAATATATTTAAAAATTTATCATTTACAAAAATGTATAACAAAAATGCTATGGCTGTACTAGGAGACTGTTTAGATATTTTACGTTCTATTAAGGATAACTCTATTAATCTTATTTTTGCTGATCCACCATATGGCATTGGAAAAAATTTTGGTAATGACAGTGATTTTTTTAAAAATAAGGAAGAATACTTTGAATGGGCAAAAAAATGGATAGATGAATGTATGAGAATCTTAAAAGAAGATGGAACAATGTATTTCATGACTTCAACTCAATTTATGCCTTTTCTCGATGTATATGTTGATAATAATTATTACATAATCAACAGAATTATATGGGCTTATGATTCCTCTGGTGTACAAGCCAAAACTAAATTTGGCTCTTTATATGAACCTATTTTGATGGTTACCCATTCTAAAAAAAGCAAATATACGTTCAATTATCAAGATATTTTAATTGAAACCAATACTGGGGCCAAAAGAAAATTAATTGATTACAGAAAAACACCTCCACAACCTTATAACACTAAAAAAGTTCCTGGAAATGTTTGGGATTTTAGCAGGGTTAGATACAGAATGGATGAGTATGAGAATCATCCCACACAAAAACCAGAAGAATTGCTTAAAAGGATTATTTTGGCTTCAAGCAATGAAAACGATATTGTTTTAGATCCTTTTAGTGGTTCTTTTACAACTTCTGCTGTTGCTCTAAAATTAAATAGAAAAACGATAGGAATTGAAACTAATTTGGAATATTTTAAAATAGGATTGAGAAGACTAAATATTACTGATGAATACAACGGTGTCAAACTTGAAAAAGACAAAAGTAAAAAAACAAAAAATAAATCAAAAAAAGATCATATTTCTGAAACTCAAATTATATAGATTGAAAAAAGGAGTATTCAATGAAAGACTTTATAAAAGACATATTATTTCAATATTTTCCTAATGATTATTTATACATTTATGAAAACAGTCCCTTAATCAAATATTTAGATTCTAAAATGGGGGCTGTATATGGAAATTCTAAAACTAGACGTAATTTAGGTAATATATATGCCATATATTCTATTTTATTTTATTATAATCAAAATTTTTTTAATAATCCTGAAGAATATAGAAACTTTGAAGGCTATGAATTTACTCTGTTATTTAATTTTTGCAGAAGTCTTTATGGTGGAAGCAAATTGCAGAAT
It includes:
- a CDS encoding ImmA/IrrE family metallo-endopeptidase yields the protein MLLHNTKDIYFLCRHYKIHILYNNFVLKGSFFIDENNTNFIFLKKGLSPQEEIDILIHEFGHFILHRQYLLNRRG
- a CDS encoding ATP-binding protein — protein: MDSNNKLNNDRLREAMEASRELREQELKEKIKYFLKISNLPANWWEKTFEKSEVLSEEENEIKYRLEYYCRHFKEAKSKGLGLYLCGEVGTGKSFYSLCVFNELLKNDYKVYRTTLNGIYQRIQSTFNNFNNLTEEKVFKDLLEADLIILDDLGKENISETWGKSKLYTIFNFFYEKEKCIIISTNLEKEEIADFMDTQGNDALIDRFRERLDTLEFVWESRRREIGKKLFEEFWNKG
- a CDS encoding helix-turn-helix domain-containing protein: MNKKNIGERILSLRLKFNITQEELAKKLNIKRQTIHKYENNIIKNIKYETVVKLAKIFNTTPEYLLGLDDNENEDIIISQEKLTKHNMAFFKAKDISDEDKKKMIESMQEFYYKQKLEKDKE
- the yhdJ gene encoding adenine-specific DNA-methyltransferase, whose product is MEILNIFKNLSFTKMYNKNAMAVLGDCLDILRSIKDNSINLIFADPPYGIGKNFGNDSDFFKNKEEYFEWAKKWIDECMRILKEDGTMYFMTSTQFMPFLDVYVDNNYYIINRIIWAYDSSGVQAKTKFGSLYEPILMVTHSKKSKYTFNYQDILIETNTGAKRKLIDYRKTPPQPYNTKKVPGNVWDFSRVRYRMDEYENHPTQKPEELLKRIILASSNENDIVLDPFSGSFTTSAVALKLNRKTIGIETNLEYFKIGLRRLNITDEYNGVKLEKDKSKKTKNKSKKDHISETQII
- a CDS encoding phospholipase D-like domain-containing protein, producing the protein MKYIFDDFVTYYKFVLDKKISRNADIENQVDVSMQKEILNKLSQYTKNKKELIDLFPEILNFNFSPSPNNYKISWISGYNIGKKIKEDLNKLKIGEEFYIISPYIGDNDFSDLSTIIMSLIEKGVQVKILTTFELQDNKKEFFKKFIKFNKNQNAYFLVYTNGRTTKFTDKKINFYIIEGINLHSKIYIINNTIYVGSSNFTGDGFYSKLETINRAEFIGTNSKENVKTIFIEKLDLYKEFYNTYYSSNFEDCQEIGKQIYKQKSVKS